The Achromobacter pestifer genome includes a region encoding these proteins:
- the rpoD gene encoding RNA polymerase sigma factor RpoD — MTKSTGKSSSAIDAAETKATTAKRVVSMAAEKAPAKTAVKVAKPAAKTAAKKATKAAAGDKPEKVTKARAKKAEDKLADLVGSARPVVPSGRRPGRPAKNANNDSDGFDDTMDGEGEVLPDLKPPKRGGKRGKADPKDLIARGPVTPEEYEARRNRLKQLIKLGKDRGYLTYGEINDHLPDDLVDAEAIDGIISTFSDMGIAVYDQAPDAETLLMSENAPVASNDDDVEDEAEAALTTVDSDFGRTTDPVRMYMREMGSVELLTREGEIEIAKRIEDGLKHMVMAISACPTTINEILAHILRVREGQAQIDEVVDGLVDPEDGEEYAGAGVTAEEDEGDDGPAGGMSSKQLEDLRVKALAKFDEVGKQFEKMRHSYEKDGYKSDIYVRAQESIQNELMGIRFTAKMVEKLADTLRQQVEEVRQLERAVLHTCVDRAGMPRTHFIKVFPGNETNMQWVVDEVAAGHPYAETLERQIPAVQELQQKLIDLQTRVVLPLKDLKDVNKRMATGEAKARKAKREMTEANLRLVISIAKKYTNRGLQFLDLIQEGNIGLMKAVDKFEYRRGYKFSTYATWWIRQAITRSIADQARTIRIPVHMIETINKMNRISRQILQETGAEPDPATLAQKMDMPEDKIRKILKIAKEPISMETPIGDDDDSHLGDFIEDTSTLAPSDAALHGSMRDVVKEVLDSLTPREAKVLRMRFGIEMSTDQTLEEVGKQFDVTRERIRQIEAKALRKLRHPSRADKLKSFLEGQ, encoded by the coding sequence ATGACCAAATCCACCGGCAAATCCTCCTCTGCAATTGATGCGGCCGAAACCAAGGCCACCACGGCCAAGCGCGTCGTAAGCATGGCAGCGGAAAAGGCGCCCGCCAAGACGGCGGTGAAGGTCGCCAAGCCCGCAGCCAAAACGGCCGCCAAGAAGGCGACCAAGGCTGCCGCAGGTGACAAGCCCGAGAAGGTGACGAAGGCTCGCGCCAAGAAGGCCGAAGACAAACTCGCCGACTTGGTCGGGAGCGCGCGCCCCGTCGTGCCCAGCGGTCGCCGCCCGGGACGCCCCGCCAAGAACGCGAACAATGATTCCGACGGCTTCGACGACACGATGGACGGCGAGGGCGAAGTCCTGCCCGATCTGAAGCCGCCGAAGCGCGGCGGCAAGCGCGGCAAGGCCGATCCCAAGGATCTGATCGCCCGCGGTCCCGTGACGCCCGAAGAATACGAAGCGCGCCGCAACCGCCTGAAGCAGCTGATCAAGCTGGGCAAGGACCGCGGCTACCTGACCTACGGCGAAATCAACGACCATCTGCCTGACGACCTGGTCGACGCCGAAGCGATCGACGGCATCATCAGCACGTTCAGCGACATGGGCATTGCGGTCTACGACCAGGCGCCCGATGCCGAAACGCTGCTGATGAGCGAAAACGCGCCGGTGGCCTCCAACGACGACGACGTCGAAGACGAAGCCGAAGCCGCGCTGACCACGGTGGATTCCGACTTCGGCCGCACCACGGACCCCGTGCGCATGTACATGCGCGAAATGGGCTCGGTGGAACTGCTGACGCGCGAAGGCGAAATCGAAATCGCCAAGCGCATCGAAGACGGCCTGAAGCACATGGTCATGGCCATCTCGGCCTGCCCGACCACGATCAACGAGATCCTGGCCCACATTCTGCGCGTGCGTGAAGGCCAGGCCCAGATCGACGAAGTGGTCGACGGTCTGGTCGATCCGGAAGACGGCGAGGAATACGCCGGCGCCGGCGTCACCGCCGAGGAAGACGAAGGCGATGACGGCCCCGCCGGCGGCATGTCCAGCAAGCAGCTGGAAGACCTGCGCGTGAAGGCTCTGGCCAAGTTCGACGAAGTCGGCAAGCAGTTCGAAAAGATGCGCCACTCGTACGAGAAGGACGGCTACAAGTCGGACATCTACGTGCGCGCCCAGGAATCCATCCAGAACGAACTGATGGGCATCCGCTTCACGGCCAAGATGGTCGAGAAGCTGGCGGACACCCTGCGCCAGCAGGTCGAGGAAGTGCGCCAGCTCGAGCGCGCTGTCCTGCACACGTGTGTGGACCGTGCCGGCATGCCGCGCACGCACTTCATCAAGGTGTTCCCGGGCAACGAAACCAACATGCAGTGGGTCGTCGATGAAGTGGCTGCCGGCCACCCGTACGCCGAAACGCTGGAGCGCCAGATTCCCGCCGTGCAGGAACTGCAGCAAAAGCTCATCGACCTGCAAACGCGCGTCGTGCTGCCGCTGAAGGACCTGAAGGACGTCAACAAGCGCATGGCCACCGGCGAAGCCAAGGCCCGCAAGGCCAAGCGCGAAATGACCGAGGCCAACCTGCGCCTGGTGATCTCGATCGCCAAGAAGTACACGAACCGCGGCTTGCAGTTCCTGGACCTGATCCAGGAAGGCAACATCGGCCTGATGAAGGCCGTGGACAAGTTCGAGTATCGCCGCGGCTACAAGTTCTCGACCTACGCGACTTGGTGGATCCGTCAGGCCATCACGCGTTCCATCGCCGACCAGGCGCGCACCATCCGTATTCCGGTTCACATGATCGAAACGATCAACAAGATGAACCGGATCAGCCGCCAGATCCTGCAGGAAACCGGCGCCGAGCCGGATCCCGCGACCCTGGCGCAGAAGATGGACATGCCCGAGGACAAGATCCGCAAGATCCTGAAGATCGCCAAGGAACCGATCTCCATGGAAACGCCCATCGGTGACGACGACGATTCGCACCTGGGCGATTTCATCGAAGACACGTCCACGCTGGCGCCTTCCGATGCGGCTTTGCATGGCTCCATGCGCGATGTGGTCAAGGAAGTGCTAGACTCTCTCACCCCGCGTGAAGCCAAGGTCCTGCGCATGCGTTTCGGCATAGAAATGAGCACCGACCAGACCCTGGAAGAAGTGGGCAAGCAGTTCGACGTCACGCGCGAGCGCATCCGTCAAATAGAGGCGAAAGCGCTGCGCAAGCTGCGTCACCCCAGCCGGGCCGATAAGCTGAAGAGCTTCCTGGAAGGGCAGTAA
- the dnaG gene encoding DNA primase → MIPESFIQDLLARVDVVDVVGRYVQLRKGGANLLGLCPFHNEKSPSFTVSPTKQFYHCFGCGAHGSAITFLMEHTGASFPDAVRTLAASAGMTVPEENRSPRQQQESARRKAEESRHTQVLDAAQAHYLKQLRASPAAIRYLKQRGLTGEIAAHFGLGWSGTDRHGLSQVFPNYEDPVLVESGLVIESEDGRRYDRFRERVMFPIRNARGSLIGFGGRIIGKGEPKYLNSPETPLFSKGHELYGLWEARLAIRQEGQVIVVEGYMDVVGLAQQGIANAVATLGTATTPDHVKKLLRTSDKVIFSFDGDGAGRRAAWRALQACLPVLRDDIAIRFLFLPSEHDPDSYVRELGAEAFRACLGEAVALSRFLLDELASRHNMEEAEGRASCLHEAKPLLAAIPECALRVQIEREMAKLVQLTPEEMAQVLAQQPTKPFAPAPKSGAVGGDAGATAAPAREHDPGYPDTGYDFAGHDFQDIPVDESDYADQVHLPSQGSDFGGGGGGGGQRSGAKQEWKGKGDWKGKGDWKGGKGNWKGKRDNDVGGFEGRRTMPSLAKRLLGLLLAHPELVDSMGDQQLEVIDHGPHLGLVRDLIMLAQSSGARHVGALLEAAEPDSDLATVLKGLRADLLSKEDLPDPQTEWDDALRRIEFDSAKLEIAKLAAAGLVTEEARKRYLELSSRMAVLKGAGVR, encoded by the coding sequence TTGATTCCAGAATCATTCATCCAGGATTTGCTCGCCCGAGTCGACGTCGTCGACGTAGTCGGGCGATACGTGCAGTTGAGAAAGGGCGGGGCCAACTTGCTTGGCCTGTGCCCTTTTCATAACGAAAAAAGTCCCTCGTTCACTGTCAGCCCCACCAAGCAGTTCTATCACTGCTTCGGTTGTGGAGCGCATGGCAGCGCCATCACCTTTCTGATGGAACACACGGGCGCCAGTTTCCCCGATGCCGTGCGCACGCTCGCGGCATCGGCGGGAATGACGGTCCCCGAAGAAAATCGCAGTCCACGCCAGCAGCAGGAATCCGCGCGCCGCAAGGCCGAGGAATCCCGCCACACGCAGGTGCTGGATGCCGCTCAGGCGCATTACCTCAAGCAGTTGCGGGCATCGCCCGCAGCGATCCGTTATTTGAAGCAGCGCGGCCTGACGGGTGAAATCGCGGCGCATTTCGGCCTGGGTTGGTCGGGCACCGACCGCCACGGCCTGTCGCAAGTCTTCCCGAACTACGAGGACCCCGTCCTGGTCGAGTCCGGGCTGGTCATCGAATCCGAGGACGGACGCCGCTACGACCGCTTCCGGGAACGGGTGATGTTCCCGATCCGCAATGCGCGGGGCAGTCTCATCGGCTTCGGCGGCCGCATCATCGGCAAGGGCGAACCCAAGTACCTGAATTCGCCCGAAACCCCGCTGTTCTCCAAGGGGCATGAACTCTACGGATTGTGGGAGGCGCGCCTGGCCATACGCCAGGAAGGCCAGGTCATCGTGGTCGAAGGCTACATGGACGTGGTCGGCCTGGCGCAGCAAGGCATCGCCAATGCGGTCGCGACGCTGGGCACGGCCACCACGCCGGACCATGTCAAGAAACTGCTGCGCACCAGCGACAAGGTCATCTTCAGCTTCGATGGCGATGGGGCGGGCCGGCGCGCCGCGTGGCGCGCATTGCAGGCCTGTCTGCCGGTGCTGCGCGACGATATCGCGATCCGCTTCCTGTTCCTGCCCTCGGAACACGATCCCGACTCGTATGTGCGCGAACTGGGCGCCGAAGCCTTCCGGGCATGCCTGGGTGAGGCCGTGGCGCTGTCCCGCTTCCTGCTGGATGAGCTGGCTTCGCGGCACAACATGGAGGAAGCCGAAGGGCGGGCCAGTTGCCTGCACGAGGCCAAGCCCTTGCTGGCCGCCATTCCCGAATGCGCGCTGCGCGTGCAGATCGAGCGGGAAATGGCCAAGCTGGTGCAGCTGACGCCGGAAGAAATGGCTCAGGTGCTGGCTCAGCAACCCACCAAGCCCTTCGCGCCCGCGCCCAAGTCCGGCGCGGTAGGCGGGGATGCGGGCGCGACCGCGGCGCCGGCGCGGGAGCATGATCCGGGCTATCCGGACACGGGCTATGACTTCGCCGGGCATGACTTTCAAGACATCCCGGTCGATGAGTCCGACTACGCGGACCAAGTCCATCTACCGTCCCAAGGTTCCGATTTTGGTGGCGGTGGCGGTGGCGGCGGTCAGCGCAGCGGCGCCAAGCAGGAATGGAAGGGTAAAGGCGACTGGAAAGGCAAGGGCGACTGGAAGGGCGGCAAAGGCAACTGGAAAGGCAAGCGCGACAACGACGTCGGCGGGTTTGAAGGCCGCCGCACCATGCCGTCGTTGGCCAAGCGCCTGCTGGGCCTGTTGCTTGCGCACCCTGAACTGGTTGACTCCATGGGTGACCAGCAGCTTGAAGTCATCGACCACGGCCCCCATCTAGGTCTTGTAAGAGATTTGATCATGCTGGCGCAATCTAGCGGCGCGCGCCATGTCGGCGCCCTGTTGGAGGCGGCGGAACCTGATTCGGATCTGGCCACGGTACTGAAAGGGCTGCGGGCCGACCTCCTGTCCAAGGAAGACCTGCCGGACCCGCAAACCGAATGGGACGATGCCTTGAGGCGCATCGAATTCGATTCGGCCAAACTGGAGATTGCCAAGCTCGCCGCGGCGGGTCTGGTCACGGAAGAAGCGCGCAAGCGCTATCTGGAGCTTTCCAGCCGCATGGCTGTGCTGAAAGGTGCTGGCGTGCGCTAA
- the rpsU gene encoding 30S ribosomal protein S21: protein MPIVRLKENEPFEAALRRFKRTIEKTGLLTELRSREFYEKPTAERKRKHAAAVKRHYKRIRSQQLPPRLY, encoded by the coding sequence ATGCCTATCGTTCGACTGAAGGAAAACGAACCGTTTGAAGCCGCTCTGCGCCGCTTCAAGCGCACCATCGAAAAGACCGGTTTGCTCACCGAGCTGCGTTCGCGCGAGTTCTATGAGAAGCCCACGGCTGAGCGCAAGCGCAAGCACGCCGCCGCTGTGAAGCGCCACTACAAGCGCATCCGTAGCCAACAACTGCCCCCGCGCCTGTATTGA
- a CDS encoding phosphoribosyltransferase — protein sequence MSTPTNDDSHLWVTWDDYNRLIERLTLQVHQSGWKFDKILCLARGGMRVGDVMSRIFDVPLGILATSSYREAAGTKQGDMDIAQFITITRGTLSGRVLLVDDMVDTGKTFSKVYDHLKSQFADITELRSAVLWWKGHSLATPDYYVDKLPTNPWIHQPFEDYDSLRPHQLEAWIRKGSKS from the coding sequence ATGAGCACGCCGACCAATGATGACAGCCATCTGTGGGTGACGTGGGACGACTACAACCGCCTGATCGAGCGCCTTACCTTGCAGGTGCATCAATCGGGTTGGAAGTTCGACAAGATTCTTTGCCTGGCGCGCGGCGGTATGCGCGTCGGTGATGTTATGTCCCGTATTTTTGATGTGCCGCTGGGCATTCTGGCCACGAGCAGCTATCGCGAAGCGGCCGGCACCAAGCAGGGCGACATGGATATCGCCCAGTTCATCACCATTACGCGCGGCACCTTGTCCGGGCGGGTGTTGCTGGTGGACGACATGGTCGATACCGGTAAGACCTTCAGCAAGGTCTACGATCACCTGAAGAGCCAATTTGCCGACATCACCGAGCTGCGCAGCGCGGTGCTGTGGTGGAAGGGGCATTCCCTGGCGACGCCGGACTACTATGTCGACAAGCTGCCGACGAATCCCTGGATCCACCAGCCGTTCGAAGACTACGACAGCTTGCGTCCGCATCAGCTCGAGGCCTGGATCCGCAAGGGCTCCAAGAGCTGA
- a CDS encoding adenylosuccinate synthase: MSKNVVVIGTQWGDEGKGKIVDWLAESVQGVVRFQGGHNAGHTLWINGKKTILRLIPSGIMHPGVTCFIGNGVVLSPEALLKEIEELEAAGLDVRSRLQISEICPLILPYHVAIDKAREARKGDGKIGTTGRGIGPAYEDKVARRALRVQDLFNPALFDEKLAEVLDYHNFVLTKYLGAEAVSANEVRDQAMALAPAIAPMVKDVSSNLYAMQQEGKRLLFEGAQGALLDVDHGTYPFVTSSNCVAGAASAGAGVGPQQLDYVLGITKAYTTRVGSGPFPTELVDEIGTRLATIGKEFGSVTGRPRRCGWFDGAALKRSVRLNGISGLCITKLDVLDGLETIQLGVGYRVNGEFRDVLPYGAHAVAQAQPVLEELPGWSESTVGITEYDKLPQAARRYLERVAEVCGVPIDLVSTGPDRNETIVLRHPLKG; the protein is encoded by the coding sequence ATGAGCAAGAACGTAGTCGTAATCGGCACCCAGTGGGGTGACGAGGGCAAGGGCAAGATCGTCGACTGGCTGGCGGAATCCGTCCAGGGCGTGGTCCGCTTCCAAGGCGGTCACAATGCCGGCCATACGCTGTGGATCAACGGCAAGAAGACGATTCTCCGCCTGATCCCGTCGGGCATCATGCATCCCGGCGTCACCTGCTTCATCGGCAACGGCGTCGTGCTGTCCCCCGAAGCCCTGCTCAAGGAAATCGAAGAGCTTGAGGCCGCCGGTCTGGACGTGCGCTCGCGCCTGCAGATTTCCGAAATCTGCCCGCTGATCCTGCCGTACCACGTTGCCATCGACAAGGCGCGCGAAGCGCGCAAGGGCGACGGCAAGATCGGTACGACCGGTCGCGGCATCGGCCCCGCGTACGAAGACAAGGTTGCCCGCCGCGCGCTGCGCGTGCAGGACCTGTTCAATCCCGCGCTGTTCGACGAAAAGCTCGCCGAAGTGCTGGATTACCACAACTTCGTGCTGACCAAGTACCTGGGCGCCGAGGCGGTTTCCGCCAATGAAGTGCGCGACCAGGCCATGGCGCTGGCTCCGGCCATCGCCCCGATGGTCAAGGACGTGTCGAGCAACCTGTACGCCATGCAACAGGAAGGCAAGCGCCTGCTGTTCGAAGGCGCGCAGGGCGCCTTGCTGGATGTCGACCACGGCACCTATCCCTTCGTCACCAGCAGCAACTGCGTTGCTGGCGCGGCCTCGGCCGGCGCAGGTGTCGGTCCGCAGCAGCTGGACTACGTCCTGGGCATCACCAAGGCCTACACGACCCGTGTCGGGTCGGGCCCGTTCCCCACGGAGCTGGTCGACGAAATTGGCACCCGCCTGGCCACGATCGGCAAGGAATTCGGTTCCGTCACGGGCCGTCCGCGCCGCTGCGGCTGGTTCGACGGCGCCGCGCTCAAGCGCTCGGTCCGCCTGAACGGCATCTCCGGCCTGTGCATCACCAAGCTGGACGTGCTGGACGGCCTGGAAACCATCCAGCTGGGCGTCGGCTACCGTGTCAACGGCGAGTTCCGCGACGTGCTGCCCTATGGCGCGCATGCCGTGGCGCAGGCGCAACCGGTGCTGGAAGAGCTGCCCGGCTGGAGCGAGTCCACCGTCGGCATCACCGAGTACGACAAGCTGCCCCAGGCCGCCCGTCGCTACCTGGAGCGCGTGGCCGAAGTCTGCGGCGTGCCCATCGACCTGGTGTCGACCGGCCCCGACCGCAATGAAACCATTGTGCTGCGTCATCCCCTGAAGGGCTGA
- a CDS encoding ATP phosphoribosyltransferase regulatory subunit, giving the protein MGNWLLPESLADVLPAEARRIEELRRELLDLYRTYGFELVAPPLVEYIDSLLSGTGSDLDLRTCKLVDQLSGRTLGVRADMTPQVTRIDAHLLNRAGVTRLCYCGNVLHARPADLLSSRELLQIGAEIYGHAGFEADLEIIQLVLETVAIAGVRNPRLDLCHPGVLRALLESDPGAAALSQDVILLMREKDVPGLGELAERASGLRAETLKALQLLPKLYGGPEVLKEARRELPLLPGVVAALDALQLVVDAMPDVAFGVDLADVGGYGYHSGVKFALYAEGWRDALVSGGRYDDVSRAFGRARPATGFSLDLRKLAAGLPPAERARAVRAPWGQAPALTEAVRRLRRSGEIVVQVLPGHEQDQDEFVCDRELALQDGAWTVRTL; this is encoded by the coding sequence ATGGGTAACTGGTTGCTGCCCGAGAGCCTTGCCGACGTACTTCCGGCAGAGGCCCGGCGCATCGAGGAATTGCGCCGCGAACTTCTCGATCTGTATCGCACTTACGGTTTCGAGCTGGTCGCGCCGCCCCTGGTCGAATACATTGATTCATTGCTGTCCGGCACCGGCAGCGATCTGGATCTGCGTACCTGCAAGCTGGTTGACCAACTGTCCGGCCGCACCTTGGGCGTGCGCGCGGACATGACGCCTCAGGTCACGCGCATTGACGCACACTTGTTGAACCGTGCTGGCGTTACCCGCCTGTGCTATTGCGGCAACGTGCTGCACGCCCGCCCGGCGGACCTGCTGTCCAGCCGCGAGCTGTTGCAGATCGGCGCCGAGATCTACGGCCATGCCGGCTTCGAGGCCGACCTGGAGATCATCCAGCTGGTGCTGGAAACGGTGGCGATCGCCGGCGTGCGCAACCCGAGGTTGGATCTGTGCCATCCGGGCGTGCTGCGCGCCCTCCTGGAATCCGATCCGGGAGCAGCGGCGCTGTCGCAGGACGTCATCCTGCTGATGCGCGAGAAGGACGTTCCGGGGCTGGGCGAATTGGCAGAACGGGCTTCTGGTTTGCGTGCTGAGACCCTGAAGGCCCTGCAATTGCTGCCCAAGCTGTACGGCGGACCGGAAGTGCTGAAGGAAGCGCGCCGTGAATTGCCTCTGCTGCCGGGTGTCGTGGCCGCATTGGACGCGCTGCAGTTGGTGGTCGACGCCATGCCTGATGTGGCGTTCGGCGTGGATCTGGCCGACGTGGGCGGCTATGGCTACCATTCCGGCGTGAAGTTCGCGCTGTACGCCGAGGGCTGGCGCGATGCGCTGGTCAGCGGTGGCCGTTATGACGATGTCAGCCGTGCGTTTGGCCGGGCCCGCCCCGCCACCGGCTTCAGTCTTGATTTACGCAAGCTGGCGGCGGGTTTGCCGCCGGCGGAAAGGGCGCGTGCGGTACGTGCGCCCTGGGGGCAAGCCCCCGCCCTGACCGAGGCGGTGCGCCGCCTGCGCCGGTCGGGGGAAATTGTCGTTCAGGTATTGCCCGGTCACGAGCAGGATCAGGACGAATTCGTTTGCGATCGCGAGCTGGCGCTGCAGGATGGCGCCTGGACGGTCAGAACGCTGTGA